A window of the Brassica napus cultivar Da-Ae chromosome A2, Da-Ae, whole genome shotgun sequence genome harbors these coding sequences:
- the LOC106418501 gene encoding sulfate transporter 2.1-like, which translates to MKERDSESFESLSQVLPNTSNSARMIQMSMANSGSAAPAPAGQDHLDRSKWLLDCPEPPSPWQELKTQVKESYLTKAKKFKSLRKQPLPKRILFILQAVFPIFGWCRNYKLTMFKNDLMAGLTLASLCIPQSIGYATLAKLDPQYGLYTSVVPPLIYALMGTSREIAIGPVAVVSLLVSSMLQKLIDPETDPLGYKKLVLTTTFFAGIFQASFGIFRLGFLVDFLSHAAIVGFMGGAAIVIGLQQLKGLLGITNFTTNTDIVSVLRAVWRSCHQQWSPHTFILGCSFLSFILITRFIGKKNKKLFWLPAIAPLISVVVSTLMVFLTKADEHGVKTVKHIKGGLNPISINDLEFNTPHLGHIAKIGLIVAIVALTEAIAVGRSFAGIKGYRLDGNKEMVAIGFMNVIGSFTSCYAATGSFSRTAVNFAAGCETAMSNIVMAVTVFVALECLTRLLYYTPIAILASIILSALPGLIDIDEAIHIWKIDKLDFLALIGAFFGVLFGSVEIGLLVAVVISFAKIILISIRPGIETLGRMSGTDTFADTDQYPMSVKTPGVLIFRVKSALLCFANASSIEERIMGWIRQEEEGDENTKSNAKRNILFVVLDMSNLINVDTSGITALVELHNNLIQNGVELVIVNPKWTVIHKLNQTKFISKIGGKVYLTIGEAVDACFGLKV; encoded by the exons ATGAAAGAACGAGATTCAGAGAGTTTTGAATCTCTCTCTCAAGTTCTCCCAAACACTTCAAATTCGGCACGCATGATCCAGATGTCCATGGCCAACTCAGGTTCAGCTGCACCCGCACCTGCCGGTCAAGACCACCTTGACCGGTCAAAATGGCTGCTTGACTGCCCTGAACCACCAAGCCCGTGGCAAGAGCTTAAGACTCAAGTCAAAGAATCTTACCTAACCAAAGCCAAAAAGTTCAAATCACTTCGAAAACAGCCTCTCCCAAAACGAATCCTCTTTATCCTCCAAGCCGTTTTCCCAATCTTTGGTTGGTGCAGAAACTACAAACTCACCATGTTCAAGAACGACCTCATGGCTGGTTTAACTCTCGCTAGCCTCTGCATTCctcag aGCATTGGTTATGCCACTCTTGCAAAGCTTGATCCTCAATATGGCCTAT ATACAAGTGTGGTACCACCATTGATTTACGCATTGATGGGGACATCAAGAGAGATAGCAATCGGACCAGTGGCTGTAGTATCTCTCCTTGTATCCTCAATGTTGCAGAAACTAATCGATCCAGAAACAGATCCCTTGGGCTACAAGAAACTCGTCCTGACCACAACTTTCTTCGCTGGAATCTTCCAAGCTTCTTTCGGGATATTCAGATTAGGGTTTCTGGTGGATTTTCTGTCGCACGCAGCTATAGTAGGGTTCATGGGTGGTGCAGCTATTGTTATAGGACTCCAACAGCTTAAGGGTTTGCTTGGTATCACTAACTTCACTACGAACACTGACATTGTATCTGTTCTTCGAGCTGTCTGGCGATCTTGTCATCAACAATGGAGTCCTCACACTTTCATCCTCGGATGTTCTTTCCTCAGTTTTATCCTTATCACTCGCTTCATC gGGAAGAAGAACAAAAAGCTGTTTTGGCTACCAGCAATAGCTCCGTTGATTTCCGTCGTAGTGTCAACGTTGATGGTGTTTCTCACTAAAGCCGACGAGCATGGCGTGAAGACGGTGAAGCACATCAAAGGAGGTCTTAATCCCATCTCAATTAACGATCTTGAGTTTAATACTCCTCATCTTGGACATATCGCTAAAATCGGATTAATCGTTGCCATTGTTGCTTTAACC GAGGCCATTGCGGTGGGAAGGTCCTTCGCCGGAATTAAAGGGTATAGACTTGATGGAAACAAAGAAATGGTGGCCATTGGATTTATGAATGTTATTGGCTCCTTCACATCTTGTTATGCTGCTACTG GTTCTTTCTCTCGGACGGCGGTGAACTTCGCTGCCGGATGTGAGACGGCCATGTCGAACATTGTAATGGCGGTTACAGTTTTTGTAGCACTCGAGTGCTTAACGAGACTTCTCTACTATACTCCGATAGCGATCCTCGCGTCCATAATCCTCTCAGCACTTCCGGGATTAATTGACATTGATGAAGCTATTCACATTTGGAAAATCGATAAACTGGACTTTCTTGCTCTGATTGGAGCTTTCTTTGGCGTTTTATTCGGTTCTGTCGAGATCGGACTCCTCGTTGCG GTAGTTATTTCGTTCGCGAAGATCATACTCATATCTATTCGACCAGGGATTGAAACCTTAGGGAGAATGTCCGGGACCGACACTTTTGCAGATACTGATCAATATCCTATGTCGGTTAAGACTCCCGGAGTGTTGATTTTTCGTGTCAAGTCTGCCTTGTTGTGCTTTGCTAATGCTAGTTCCATTGAGGAAag GATTATGGGATGGATAAGGCAGgaagaagaaggtgatgaaAACACAAAGAGCAACGCTAAGAGAAATATCCTCTTTGTCGTCCTTGATATGTCAA atttaatAAACGTCGATACATCGGGGATTACTGCTTTGGTGGAGCTCCATAACAATCTAATCCAAAATGGTGTTGAG CTGGTGATCGTTAACCCTAAGTGGACAGTGATCCACAAGCTGAATCAAACAAAGTTCATCAGCAAAATCGGTGGCAAAGTTTATTTGACAATCGGAGAAGCTGTCGATGCTTGCTTTGGATTAAAAGTTTGA
- the LOC106383127 gene encoding tetracycline resistance protein, class B-like produces the protein MKRETLTLVLVYFAGIMERADESLLPGVYKEVGEALHVDPTALGTLTLFRSIVQTCCYPLAAYLSSRHNRAHVIALGAFLWATATFLVAISTTFFQVAVSRGLNGIGLAIVTPAIQSLVADSTEDSNRGMAFGWLGVTSNIGSILGNLCAILFASKSFNGLAGWRVAFLLVGFVSVIVGVLVRLFANDPHYSNKTITKHESDVKDLLQEAKMVVKIPSFQIFVAQGVSGSFPWSALAFAPLWLELIGFSHKTTAVLVTLFTVSCSVGHLFGGYMGDTLAKKFPNAGRIILSQISSGSAIPLAAILLLGLPDDPSTAFSHGLALVTMGLFISWNGSATNGPIFAEIVPERARTSIYALDRSFESILASFAPPIVGMLAQNVYGYKPIPEGSSSVMKIETDRENAASLAKALYSAIGIPMVICCTIYSFLYCTYPRDRDRAKMQALIESEMLQLNEEEEDDKFGIEVKYFGDEEHDETYLLKQEQSESVR, from the exons ATGAAACGGGAGACTCTAACGTTGGTTCTGGTGTATTTCGCCGGAATCATGGAGAGAGCCGACGAGTCTCTTCTCCCAGGAGTTTACAAGGAGGTAGGAGAGGCTCTGCACGTTGACCCAACGGCTCTTGGAACGTTGACTCTGTTTCGTTCCATTGTTCAGACTTGTTGTTACCCTTTGGCCGCTTACTTATCTTCCAGACATAACCGTGCACACGTCATCGCTCTCGGCGCTTTCCTTTGGGCCACCGCCACTTTCCTCGTCGCCATCTCCACCACTTTCTTCCAG GTGGCAGTATCAAGAGGCTTGAACGGGATAGGACTCGCCATTGTAACACCCGCCATACAGTCTCTAGTCGCTGACTCGACAGAAGATAGTAACCGTGGCATGGCTTTCGGATGGTTAGGAGTGACTTCAAACATAGGTTCAATACTTGGCAATCTCTGCGCTATCCTCTTTGCATCCAAGTCTTTCAATGGCCTCGCTGGATGGAGAGTCGCTTTCCTATTGGTAGGATTCGTAAGCGTGATAGTCGGTGTACTAGTCCGTCTCTTCGCAAACGACCCTCACTACAGTAACAAGACCATTACAAAACATGAGTCAGACGTAAAAGATTTATTACAAGAAGCCAAGATGGTTGTAAAGATCCCCTCTTTCCAAATCTTTGTCGCTCAGGGAGTCTCAGGGTCTTTCCCTTGGTCAGCTTTAGCTTTTGCACCGTTGTGGTTAGAGCTTATAGGTTTCTCGCACAAAACAACAGCGGTTCTAGTAACGCTATTCACTGTCTCTTGCTCTGTTGGACATTTGTTTGGAGGTTACATGGGTGATACTCTTGCCAAGAAGTTCCCAAACGCTGGTAGGATTATACTCTCTCAGATAAGCTCTGGCTCGGCCATTCCTTTAGCTGCGATTTTGCTTCTTGGACTGCCTGATGATCCCTCCACCGCCTTTAGCCACGGTCTGGCTCTTGTCACCATGGGATTGTTCATCTCATGGAATGGTTCAGCTACAAACGG TCCTATATTTGCAGAGATTGTTCCAGAGAGAGCTAGGACAAGCATCTACGCGTTAGACAGATCATTCGAGTCGATATTAGCTTCATTTGCTCCTCCTATAGTAGGGATGCTTGCTCAGAACGTGTATGGATACAAACCAATCCCAGAAGGATCCTCAAGCGTGATGAAGATTGAAACAGACAGAGAGAACGCAGCATCGCTAGCTAAAGCATTATACTCAGCTATAGGGATCCCTATGGTGATATGTTGCACGATCTACTCGTTCCTGTATTGCACGTACCCTAGGGACAGAGATAGAGCGAAAATGCAGGCTTTGATCGAGTCAGAGATGCTGCAGctcaatgaagaagaagaggatgataAGTTTGGGATTGAAGTCAAGTATTTTGGAGATGAGGAACACGATGAGACTTATCTGCTGAAGCAGGAGCAGAGTGAGAGTGTCAGATGA